The Verrucomicrobiia bacterium genome has a segment encoding these proteins:
- the flgC gene encoding flagellar basal body rod protein FlgC produces MIQLIPAVESTASALEAERIRMEVIGQNIANANTTRGVDGKPFRRQQVVFESVLRQQLGASAGPGPAKVAVSKIVPDPRPFRLIYNPGHPDADPQGMVAMPNVSIHEEMADMIAASRAFEANLAVVKTARNMAAQTLSIGKRG; encoded by the coding sequence ATGATCCAACTCATCCCCGCCGTCGAAAGCACAGCCTCGGCACTGGAAGCCGAGCGGATTCGCATGGAGGTGATTGGCCAAAACATCGCCAACGCCAACACCACCCGCGGGGTGGATGGCAAACCTTTCCGCCGCCAGCAGGTCGTCTTTGAAAGCGTCTTGCGCCAGCAACTCGGCGCCTCCGCCGGCCCCGGCCCCGCCAAAGTCGCCGTCAGCAAAATCGTCCCCGACCCCCGGCCCTTCCGCCTCATCTACAACCCCGGCCACCCCGATGCCGACCCCCAGGGCATGGTCGCCATGCCCAACGTCAGCATCCACGAGGAAATGGCCGACATGATTGCCGCCTCGCGGGCCTTTGAAGCCAACCTCGCCGTCGTCAAAACCGCCCGCAACATGGCGGCCCAAACCCTGAGCATTGGCAAACGCGGTTAA
- the flgB gene encoding flagellar basal body rod protein FlgB has protein sequence MISALFNQPNYVAAKQMLDATMLRHEAIASNLANLETPGYQRVDVSPAFENELRQAISSKDPARIASLTPRLEVDTTAVARNRDGNTVQLEQELLKLNQNSLAHAVETQLITGTLLKLRLAITGRPA, from the coding sequence ATGATCAGCGCGTTGTTTAACCAACCCAACTACGTGGCGGCCAAGCAGATGCTGGACGCCACCATGTTGCGCCACGAGGCCATCGCCAGCAACCTGGCCAACCTCGAAACCCCCGGCTACCAACGGGTGGACGTCTCCCCGGCCTTCGAGAACGAGCTTCGCCAGGCCATCAGCAGCAAAGACCCCGCCCGTATCGCCTCCCTCACCCCAAGGTTGGAGGTGGACACCACCGCCGTCGCCCGCAACCGTGACGGCAACACCGTCCAACTCGAGCAGGAGCTGCTCAAGCTCAACCAAAACAGCCTCGCCCACGCCGTCGAAACCCAATTAATCACCGGCACCCTGCTCAAATTGCGCCTCGCCATCACCGGGCGTCCCGCCTGA